The Patescibacteria group bacterium genome includes the window TAACATTAACATGAGCATCACTATGATTATTAGCATTATCAAAAACTCTCACTGTTACCGTGTGAATACCGCTTTTATAAAATGGAAGAAATAATTGCGCAGAGCACGGCATAAAAATATTATTATCTATTTTCACGTAATAATTTTGTTGTAAACCGCTGGTCATATCGCTGCTTTCGAAAATAAACCTAACCAGATCGCCAACCCTAACATTCAATGAACTGGCACGAATTATTGGCGAAGATGGTGGTGTAGTATCTATGCGCAATTGATATGTAGAAATTGGCCCAATCATATTGTCCTTTTGCGCCGCTAAATAAAAATAATAAACACCATCATCGGGGGCCGTGACGCTAACGAAATTATTTTGCGTTATTTTTGGTTTAGTCAAAACCGAAGCGAGGTTTTTATCTAATTTATATTCATAAGTAAGTCCCTCTTGGCCAATCCAAGAAAATCGCACTAAATTTTTATTATACCATTGCTCGCTATTAGGATGCGTCGAAGAATATGGAATGATTTTAGTGGCCAAATCTTCTATATTATCAGTCGAAGAAAAAATGCGATAATCGGCATTGGGCGCAAACCTTAAAACGTTCGTTCCTAGTCCGTCATTGGCTAAAATCTCCGATTCAGGATCGAATTTTAAAACCACTTCTCCGGTATGAATCGGTTGGATCAAAAGCTCGGCCAACGTGCCATTTTCCCCCTTAAACCCAGGGCTGGCCACGCCGCAACTAATATTTATTTCTCCCTTCTCGTTGTTAATTTTTTTTTCAAAGAAAAACTCGGACGGACATATAGAGCTATTGGTTAAGACATCTTTGACCCTAATCATGGTAGGGTCAAAACTAATTTTAATCTTAACCAAATTAATATGCTCGCCACCTGTAGATAGACGAATGCCGATTTTTTGGTCATAATTGATATTAAAAAAATCGCTATCAGGATGAAACTGCAAGATAGAATTATAAATAAGATAGGGCGGAGAAAAGTTTAAAATAATATTTTTGCGATTACTATAATACTGACCAAAGGCATAAACGGCAATCAACAATAAAAGGGCTATTATGACGGCTCCGACAAGAAAAACTCTTCTTTTCAGTTTCTCTCCCCTACAATATCGTCTATGCAGTAAAATCGCCGCGATCAAAAATATTAAAACAATGGCCAAAGAGGAAAGGACGACATGAAGAGTGCATAAACAAGGAAGAAAAATAACCGCACCGCCGAAATTCTCTTGCGGATAAGCTGGGTTGGGGAAATTTATAGTTTTAATAAAATAATATTGACCGTTAACCAGCGGGCGACTGCTCCCATTTTTCAAATTAAACCAATTATTACCATCGGCGAAATAAATTTCTAAGGAGCTTTTGGTTTTATTATTAAATGTGGCCCCAGTCAACCCGTCTTTATCTGAATAAAAAACGATTTGTACATTTTTTCCCAAATATTCTTGTAATTTATGCGCATAATCATCATCCAATCTTATACCACCAAAAACGGCGCCAATCATTTTACCATTATATAAAATGCGCGTGCCGCCGGAAATAACGAGAGGAAAATTTTTAGTAGCAAATATGGCGGTTATATCTCGGCCCCTAACAACAAAACTACCTAAAAGACTGGTATTAAAAATATAGTCTCCGGCAGAATCAGTCGTGCTGGCCCTGGTTAAAACAACTCCGTTTTCGTCTGTTACTAAAAGACTCGATAAATCAATCTTTTCTTTTTGATCACTAATGAATTTTTGAATATTTGCCGTATCTTTATTTTTGAGATATTGAATTAGCGACTCAGAACTGGCGACATTTTTAAGATTTATTGAAATTTTTTGCTTATCCATTTCTATAGTTTGCAATAATATTTCCGATTTTTTATTTACGTTCTTGGAAAGAACAGTCGAATAAACCGCATCCGCTACAAAAAAAAGACCAAAAGATAGAATCAGGATTATAAGGTGGACTCCAATATACTTCTTTCTGGCCTTTAATGCCATCCAAATTTTACGCATCATAAAAATATTATTTAACTTAATGTTAAAATATAGCCGTTTTTTTAAAAAAGTCCAGATCTTCAGATTATAAATTTATCAGCCTCTGCTTTTTTTGAAAATAATGACGCTTAAAATAAAAGCTACGGCGAAAAATATAGCGCCATAAAAACATGGAGTTAAAAGGGGATTAACCAGCCCTATGGCGCAACCGGTCGTACAGGCTAATTTTTTCTGCCAACGGACAAATTCTATAATAAAATTAATCCAAGAAAACAATGTTCCAATTAATAAAACTACAAATTGAATAGTTATGATTTTTTTCATAAAAATTAAGATTAAATTATTTTAATAAACCGTAGTTAAATCAACGTTTTTTGCATCAACAACTTTTCCTTTATGAGATCCCATATCGCGCTGCGACGACTTGGTCACATATTCTTTAATGATTTCTCTTTTTTGCTCCGTGCTCAAATCCTTATTGTTGATAGCTGGACCGCCGATGCAACCGCCAGGACAATTTAATAAATCTAAAAATCGATAATTTCTCTGTCCGGTTTTTATTTCCTCAAAAGCTTTCTGAATATTTACTACGCCATCGGTTATTAATATTTCTTCGTCTTTGAATAATTGTTTAATATGCGAAGTCGAAGCCAATCCGCCGGAAACTGGATAAATTTTTGTATACTCTCTAATAAACGAATCAAAATAATAATCGCGATTAAAATCGGATTCCTTTGTTCCAGTAAAATCAAAAATATTTTTTAAGTCTCTTAGTGGAATGACTGCATCGATTAAATCTTTATATTTGGGCGCTTCGATGTCTCTTTTGGCAAAACACGGCGAAATAAAAACGACCCTATAATCGGGATGATAAGCTTTATAAATTTTTGCCATGGCCACCATCGGCGAAACGATTGGAATTAAAAATTTTACCATTTCCGGATACTTGGCCCGAATAAAAGCCACGACCGTGGGACAAGGCGTAGAAATGAATAATTTTTGTTCGGAATGAGCCTTAATATAATCTACATAAGCCCAATTAACCATGCGAGCTCCGTAAGTCAATTCTGTTACTTCATCAAAGCCAATCTTTCTTAACATGCCGATAATAGCCGGATATTTAAAATCAATGGCAAAGGTCGGCGCTAAAAATGCCACCGATTTATTGTTTTTTATTAAATTAATTGTCTCTTGCATAACTTAATTATAATATAATTTATAAATTTGTCTACTAAAAATCGATTTTAATGCATGACCACGACTCTTTTGTCCAATATTTGTCAACAAAAACGGGTTTTTAAGGCCCGTTTTTGTTTTCTTTAATTAAAATCGACTAAAAAATCTTTATTTTAGGCAAACTCAAGGAAATGTAGGATATTTATTTTACCTCCCCACCTAAGCCCCAATGACCCCTCGTCATGCCAACGCCACCAAAGAAAAGATACTGCTGTTTAGGGTCGAAATTCATATTAATTAATACGGGTGGATATTAAAATTTGGCGCATACTTGACGCCATCGCCTATTTAAGATATACTTAAGATAATCTAGTTAGAGGAGGCTTGTCTTTCCTGACTAGATTTTTTCGTTAAGGAGGTTGCTCTTTTCTAGAAACCAAAAGGAGCTGTAATGATCCCTAGATACACACCGAAAGAAGTCCGCGGTTTTTGGACCGACCGGACCAAACTCAAGTACTGGCTTAAAGTAGAGCTAGCAGCTCTCTGGGCCAGGATGAAGCTGGATGAAATCTCTGCCGAATGCTACAAGGCTATCTGTCGGCACGCCGGCTTCACTCTTAAGCGCATCGGAGAACTCGAAGCGATATCAGATCATGATCTGGCGGCCTTCGTTGACTGCGTTCGCGAGACGCTTTGCCAAAAAGGCGTCAAAAGACAACGAGCTGAAGAAGTCCACAAGAGACTGACCAGCTACGACACTGAAGATCCGGCTTTGATGCTGATGCTCATCAAGGTGGGCCGGCTCATCGTCGAAGCACTCCAGAAACTCGAAGACGCCCTGCTCGTAAAAGCCCAGGAGTACAAATGGACGCTGGTCACAGCCCGCACTCATGGCCAGGCAGCCGAACCAACTACGTTTGGTAAAGAGCTGCTAGTCTTCGCCTACGCTGTCCGGCGCGCCAAAGAACGCCTCGAGTGGTCCATCGAACACGATCTACGCTACGGCAAGATGTCCGGCGCAGTCGGCACCTACGCTGGCATGAACCCGGAGTTGGAAACACTGGCCTGCCAAAGGCTAGGGCTCAAACCGGCTTTGGTGTCCACACAAATCCTGCAACGGGATCGTCATGCCGCTTTCTTGGCTAACTTGGTCATCGCCACTTCGACGATCGAACAAATAGCCAGGACGTTCTGGGTCAGAATGCGCTTTGAAGTCATGGAGCTGCAAGAACCGCGCCGACCCAAGCAAAAGGGTTCATCGGCTATGCCGCACAAGAAAAATCCGATCTTGACCGAACGACTGATCGGCTTAGCTCGCGTCATGCGTGGCTATCTCCAGACAGCGCTGGAGAATATTGCGACCCACGAAGACCGGGAGATCTCCCAGTCCGGACCGGAGCGCATTATCCTGCCCGACGCCACTACACTCGCCCTGTACATGACCCAGAAGATAACCAGCATCGTCTCCAGGATGAAGGTCTTCCCGGAGCGTATGCGCGAAAATCTCGACATGAGTCAAGGCACCTGGGCCGGACAACGAGTCCGTTATGCTCTGGTTGAAGTCGGCGTACCCGATGCCGTTGCCTACGAGCTGGTCCAAAGGGCAAGCTTTGAAGCCGTTAGCCAACGAAAACCGCTGGCTAAAGTGCTCTGGGCCATGCCTCTCTCGGAATCTGACCAGCGCAGGCCTGGCGACATCATCCACGGAGCTGCATATCGCAATCTCTTCGACCCCCAGAGCTATATCAAGGACGGCGTCGAAACCATCTTCGAGCGCTTCTTCCCTGAAGAGGTAGCCAAGAACTAAACTCACCCAAGGAGGCGTGAAATCAAACAGGACTCCGACCGAAAGGTCGGAGTCCTATCTATATAATAATTTATAACCCAAAGGAAAAACCGTTGGCCACGAGGTGGCCAAGTAGCAGTGAAAAAGTTTAAATATAACAAAAGACGAGATATTCCCGTCTTTTTTAGCCCCTGTCATAATTTTACGTTTTAATTTTGGGCCGTAGATTTAATTTAACTAAACGTTTTTTGATGCTTTCTAACTCTTCTTCTAAAAATTTAGCTTCTTTTCTTAGCATCTGTTCTTCCCTATCAAGGGGCATCTGTGAACCAAATTGCCAGCAACTATCGAAACCGTGACCAAAGCTCTTGTGTCTTGCGTCAGTGGGCAATTCTGTTTCCCACCCGAGATCAGGAACCATCTCTAAATTTATTTTATTTTTCCTAGTCATAAATTTTAATGAAAAAATTATTTAACCAAAAAATTATATCTTATTCGGGTTAAAAAAATATTAACTAAAAAATGTTTTTTTAATTTTTTATATGATAAGAGGGCGAGCTTGCGCTCGCCCCCTGGTTTGTCCTTACTACACGGCTGTTGGTATGCGCGGCCCTTGCATGCTTCGCCAATCGACGTTGAGCTTGGCCGGTTTGCTCTCTACGGTCCTGGTCAAGAACTCTCCGCGCGCTCGATTAAGAGCTTCAATCAACGAAGCAAAGGCCCTACCGTCAGAGTTCAACTCGACCGGTTGACCCGGTAGTTCTTCGATGGATAAGGTCGCAGCCATACTCGCGTCCATGGTGGTACCCGGTAATCCCACGCCAACAACCGGCGTTGGATTACCGAAAAAACTCATCCAGGCCTTGAGTACGCCGGGCAGAGCCGCAGCCTTGCCGGCGCCGGCCACGAGAACCTGATTCGGGCCCTTCGGATAGCCGCTTGCGAAGTTCCGCAGTTGATCCGGATTTCGATGGCACGAAAGCACGTGAATATGAAGATCTGTCTCCGGATGCGCCTTGGCATAAATCTCCAGCACACCTTTTTGCCCAAGCACATCGTTTTCGCTGCCGAAAACCACGTCGATCTGCAACCGCGGCTCCGAGACTTCGATGCCGTACCGGCGCTGGAAGGATTCCAGCTTCTCGCCGGTCAACAGCCAGAGGATGTAACGGTACCTGTTGGTAGTGGCAGCGACCACTTCTTCTGGTATCCTGATGTCTGTTACCGTTGCCAGATCTGCATCCGACTCTGGGTTGAACTGGTCGATACCTCTGGTCTTGCCGAAATCGCGAACCGGCTGCTTATCGAGGCCTAACGGCGACTTCTTCTTCTTTTGCGCCGAGAGCCAATCGACCAACAACCAGAATCGGGACGAATCCGGGGTCAGAATCTCGTCACCCAGAGTTAAGCGGTCGTCGGAGTCGAGACCGAATTCGAACTTGGTGTCAGCGATGATGATGCCAGCTCGACGGGCAATACTTGCCGCTTCCTGATAAAGTGCCAGCGTAGCCAGTCTGGCGTCCGGACGAACAATCTTGACGTCCACGGCTTCATCGTGACCGGAGTCAGCTTTGGTGGTTGGCGTACACAGAGCGGGCAAGAGTTGCGAGCCATCATGATAGCCCGGCGGCAAAACATGTCCGCAAACCGGCTGTCCGGCAAGATACGGCTTTAAAGCCGAACCAGTCAGATAGCCGCGGGCAATGAACTCATGCGGCAGAATTCTGATCCGCCTCATGATTATTGCGCGCGTCAAGAGCTCGGGCGGCAAGGGTTGAGACAAATAGTCGTTAACCTTGTTACCGTAGGCAACGATTGCGTGCGGCATGACGCTTTCCAGCGTTTTCACCCAAAACGCCGTCAGGGCGGTTAAGACTGCGCCCTTATCCGGCACCAAGGTGTTGAGCACGAAATCGAAGATGCTCAGCCGGTCGGTCGTTATAACCAGCAGCAGGTCGGGATGTCCTGGTATCTCGTAGGTCTCTCTCACTTTTCCGGTGTGGATGTGCTTGAGGCCCATCCGCATTAGTGGACTATGGTCCCACCACACCTGTGATGGAATTTTAGGCATAGTGATTCTCCTTCTTGTATGATTGTAAGGAACGATCGTCCTCCCTAACAAAAAATCCGGCCCTCCGAATTAGAACTTCTGTTCTCCTCCTGGACCAGATCTAAATATATTATAATAAAACGACCAACGTCTGTCAATAATAAAATTTACCGCCTTGACGAACAATATAAAAATGAAATAATAATGTTATTGTGTAAACAAAGGAGGCAGCGTGGCCAATCCAACAATACGAGTCGTTTTCGATATTAAGCCCAGAAATGGTGGCGCTAAAGCCCACCATGTCTGCATACTGGGTCATCCGGGCACAATCGACGAAGCCAGATCCCGCGCTCGAGACAGAATTGCCGAGGCAAAAAGCGCCGACTCGTGCGTCACCAGCGCTATCATCGAGGAAAGCAATGGACGTGGCTGGCAGCCGATCGCCAATATCACCGGCGTCTAACCAAAGGAGGATTCTCGGGTTCGCGACTAAGCCGATCACTTCGGCTATCGCGAACCTTTTGTTATATAAAAAGACGGACTTAATAGCCGCCTTTTTAATATTTATTATGTTTTAATATTTTACAGCGAGGGAGCAATTACACAATTAATATAATTTTTTTCAGCGCCGTTTTCTAGCACAATGGCGCCATCGCCCTTGCTCCAAAAAACCAAAGATTCATCGGCGTTGGCATAACGTGTTCCATCGGCAGAAATAGTTTGAGGTAATTCGAAATTTCGGCTATCGCTTAAAATAATTTTTGCACTTCCCGAAGGAATCGGCGGTTCACCTGGCCTAACCGGCATTGTCTCACCTTTATAAAGGGTTGCCTCGATGGTTTTATTGCCCTCGCAAATATATTTTGTTTGAGCCGCGATATTGGATTTTTCTATATGAAAAACCCCATCGCTTTCATCAGATATAGCATCGATTATTGGCAATGAAGTATAGCTATTTATACCTAAGATATAATTACCGTCTGGATACATATCAGAAACCGTCCAATCTATGCTTCCGGTATTTGCCAAATTAACGAAAATAATGGGATCAAATTCCTGACCTTCAGTGGCTAACGGTGGCGGCGGAACTCTCCTAATAGTAATTGATATTTTGTCAGTAGCCGGTATGCCGCGCGTCTCCCATTTTATTTTGTATGTAGAGCCCCGTTCCAATGATTCTCCCCCATTAGGATAAATAAGTTTTATGGACGGCTTAGCGCTTATTAAAGAAGCGCTTTTATATTGCCAATACGTCAAGCCACCAAGAATAATAATAACGACTATTACCACTATCAATACGATTTTTTTCATAATTTTATTTTAAATAATTTAAGCATTTAGCAGTAAAATAAATAAGCCTATAAAAATGGTTATACTAGAATTATACTAAGGGTAAATTTTAAAGTAAAGCGAAAGGGTTAAAATTTTATTTTATTCTAATTTATAAACCCCGGACTTATGGTACTTTTCCTGAAAGTACGTCAATTTTTCTATCTCTTCCCTGCTATAATCCTGGCCGTCGGAAACTACTAACTTTATTTCGCCATCATCTTCTCTCAAAATACCGGCGATAACCACGCCTTTAAATTCTTTTAGCGGTTCAGTTGGACCCAGAACATAAGCATCAATCGGCTCATTGTCGGCCAGGGAAAGAGTATTAGGAATAAAACCATAATTTATCGGATAAATAGTATCGAATTTTTTATCCGGATGCTTCGAGCCTAAAGGCCGGTCCATTACAACCTTTACTTTTTTACCCAGCCAATTTTTTATTTTATTATCTTCCATAGCCTAACCATATATTTTATCTTCGTGACCGATAATTGCTGCGACCTGAAATAAACGAGCGTCTTGGACGGTGATAATTTGACGATAGATTATGTGCCACCGGGGGCGTCCTCTTTGGCGGCAAAGTCGGCAAAGCTTTAATTGGCACTGATCGGCGGATTAATTTCTCAATACTGCGAATATCACCGCGCTGATCAGGTGTAGCAAAAGATATTGCTCGCCCGGCATAGCCGGCTCGTCCGGTTCGTCCGATCCGATGGACATAATCATCGGTATTATCCGGCAAATCAAAATTAATCACCAATTCTATGCCGACTACATCAATGCCTCGAGCAGCAATATCCGTCGCCACTAAAACACGATACCTGCCTAATTTAAAGCCAGCCAAGGCCTCTCGTCTTTGAGGTAGCGATCGATTCGAATGAATCTCAGCCGAAGTATGGCCCATGTGTTTAATCGCAGTCGTAATTTTTCTAACTCCATGCTTGGTCCTAGCAAAAACAAGCACAATGCCATTATAATCAGTCAACATTTTTTCCAATAATTGTAATTTTTGGTCTTTGCTGACAATAAAAAATTCTTGCTCAACTTTAGTTGGCGCCGTGCCGGAAGGAGCCACCTCGATGCGCAACGGAATAGATAAGTGCGCTCTAGCTAAATGCACTACGTCGGGAGATAGGGTCGCCGAAAAAAGCATGGTCTGGCGATTTTTCGGCGCTCGAGATAAAATTTTATTAATTTGCGGCGCAAAACCAACGTCAAACATTCGGTCGGCCTCGTCAATAACGACAATCTTAACGTTATCTAATTTTACTGTCCCCTGCTGAAGATGATCGGCCAATCGGCCCGGAGTAGCAATAATAATATTTGGATTGCGACGCAAAGATTGTATCTGTAAATTCATCGATGCTCCACCAATTAAAACCGCGGTTCTTAGCCCCAGGCTTCTGCCAATTTTTTGCAGCATCTCGTCAACTTGTAAGGCTAATTCCCTGGTTGGCAAAACAACTAATCCTTGACAATGATTAATGGCAATACGCTGAATCATAGGAATACCAAAGGCCAACGTTTTCCCGGTTCCGGTTTGCGCCACGCCGACAATATCCTTTCCCTCCATGGCCACTGGGATAACTTGGTGTTGAATGGGCGTGGGTTGTTTAAAATGAAGCTGATCTAATATTTCTAATATTTTGGGCGAGATTCCCAACCCTTGAAACCCGAAGGTTATTAATGGAGATTTTTCGTTCATAAAAAAATTTCTAATTGTTAGTGAATATATTTAATTACGGAAGTCATGTAAAAGTTTAATTTTTAATTATCGCGCATTTTTGCTGCGCTCTCCCCTGCCACATAGCCGGTGGTCCAACAAACCTGCAGATTATATCCGCCGGTCGGACCATTAAGGCCGAGGATTTCTCCGGCAAAATATAAATTATCAACTATTTTTGATTTCATTGTTCTGGAATCAATCTCCGTTAATACGGGACCGCCGGAAGTGATCATCGCTCGATTATATCCTGCTAGCTCCTTAACTTCCAGGATGAAATTTTTTAATAAATTTATCAAGCTTTTTCTTTCTTCTTTGGTAATCATATTCGCCTTTTTGTCCGGACCAATTTTTAATAAATTAATGATAATCGGAATTAATTTAGACGGCGCAAAATTAAGCA containing:
- a CDS encoding cache domain-containing protein — protein: MMRKIWMALKARKKYIGVHLIILILSFGLFFVADAVYSTVLSKNVNKKSEILLQTIEMDKQKISINLKNVASSESLIQYLKNKDTANIQKFISDQKEKIDLSSLLVTDENGVVLTRASTTDSAGDYIFNTSLLGSFVVRGRDITAIFATKNFPLVISGGTRILYNGKMIGAVFGGIRLDDDYAHKLQEYLGKNVQIVFYSDKDGLTGATFNNKTKSSLEIYFADGNNWFNLKNGSSRPLVNGQYYFIKTINFPNPAYPQENFGGAVIFLPCLCTLHVVLSSLAIVLIFLIAAILLHRRYCRGEKLKRRVFLVGAVIIALLLLIAVYAFGQYYSNRKNIILNFSPPYLIYNSILQFHPDSDFFNINYDQKIGIRLSTGGEHINLVKIKISFDPTMIRVKDVLTNSSICPSEFFFEKKINNEKGEINISCGVASPGFKGENGTLAELLIQPIHTGEVVLKFDPESEILANDGLGTNVLRFAPNADYRIFSSTDNIEDLATKIIPYSSTHPNSEQWYNKNLVRFSWIGQEGLTYEYKLDKNLASVLTKPKITQNNFVSVTAPDDGVYYFYLAAQKDNMIGPISTYQLRIDTTPPSSPIIRASSLNVRVGDLVRFIFESSDMTSGLQQNYYVKIDNNIFMPCSAQLFLPFYKSGIHTVTVRVFDNANNHSDAHVNVIVKK
- the purB gene encoding adenylosuccinate lyase, which gives rise to MIPRYTPKEVRGFWTDRTKLKYWLKVELAALWARMKLDEISAECYKAICRHAGFTLKRIGELEAISDHDLAAFVDCVRETLCQKGVKRQRAEEVHKRLTSYDTEDPALMLMLIKVGRLIVEALQKLEDALLVKAQEYKWTLVTARTHGQAAEPTTFGKELLVFAYAVRRAKERLEWSIEHDLRYGKMSGAVGTYAGMNPELETLACQRLGLKPALVSTQILQRDRHAAFLANLVIATSTIEQIARTFWVRMRFEVMELQEPRRPKQKGSSAMPHKKNPILTERLIGLARVMRGYLQTALENIATHEDREISQSGPERIILPDATTLALYMTQKITSIVSRMKVFPERMRENLDMSQGTWAGQRVRYALVEVGVPDAVAYELVQRASFEAVSQRKPLAKVLWAMPLSESDQRRPGDIIHGAAYRNLFDPQSYIKDGVETIFERFFPEEVAKN
- a CDS encoding inorganic diphosphatase, with product MEDNKIKNWLGKKVKVVMDRPLGSKHPDKKFDTIYPINYGFIPNTLSLADNEPIDAYVLGPTEPLKEFKGVVIAGILREDDGEIKLVVSDGQDYSREEIEKLTYFQEKYHKSGVYKLE
- a CDS encoding [Fe-Fe] hydrogenase large subunit C-terminal domain-containing protein — protein: MQETINLIKNNKSVAFLAPTFAIDFKYPAIIGMLRKIGFDEVTELTYGARMVNWAYVDYIKAHSEQKLFISTPCPTVVAFIRAKYPEMVKFLIPIVSPMVAMAKIYKAYHPDYRVVFISPCFAKRDIEAPKYKDLIDAVIPLRDLKNIFDFTGTKESDFNRDYYFDSFIREYTKIYPVSGGLASTSHIKQLFKDEEILITDGVVNIQKAFEEIKTGQRNYRFLDLLNCPGGCIGGPAINNKDLSTEQKREIIKEYVTKSSQRDMGSHKGKVVDAKNVDLTTVY
- a CDS encoding DEAD/DEAH box helicase translates to MNEKSPLITFGFQGLGISPKILEILDQLHFKQPTPIQHQVIPVAMEGKDIVGVAQTGTGKTLAFGIPMIQRIAINHCQGLVVLPTRELALQVDEMLQKIGRSLGLRTAVLIGGASMNLQIQSLRRNPNIIIATPGRLADHLQQGTVKLDNVKIVVIDEADRMFDVGFAPQINKILSRAPKNRQTMLFSATLSPDVVHLARAHLSIPLRIEVAPSGTAPTKVEQEFFIVSKDQKLQLLEKMLTDYNGIVLVFARTKHGVRKITTAIKHMGHTSAEIHSNRSLPQRREALAGFKLGRYRVLVATDIAARGIDVVGIELVINFDLPDNTDDYVHRIGRTGRAGYAGRAISFATPDQRGDIRSIEKLIRRSVPIKALPTLPPKRTPPVAHNLSSNYHRPRRSFISGRSNYRSRR
- a CDS encoding MliC family protein produces the protein MKKIVLIVVIVVIIILGGLTYWQYKSASLISAKPSIKLIYPNGGESLERGSTYKIKWETRGIPATDKISITIRRVPPPPLATEGQEFDPIIFVNLANTGSIDWTVSDMYPDGNYILGINSYTSLPIIDAISDESDGVFHIEKSNIAAQTKYICEGNKTIEATLYKGETMPVRPGEPPIPSGSAKIILSDSRNFELPQTISADGTRYANADESLVFWSKGDGAIVLENGAEKNYINCVIAPSL
- a CDS encoding phosphoribosylaminoimidazolesuccinocarboxamide synthase produces the protein MPKIPSQVWWDHSPLMRMGLKHIHTGKVRETYEIPGHPDLLLVITTDRLSIFDFVLNTLVPDKGAVLTALTAFWVKTLESVMPHAIVAYGNKVNDYLSQPLPPELLTRAIIMRRIRILPHEFIARGYLTGSALKPYLAGQPVCGHVLPPGYHDGSQLLPALCTPTTKADSGHDEAVDVKIVRPDARLATLALYQEAASIARRAGIIIADTKFEFGLDSDDRLTLGDEILTPDSSRFWLLVDWLSAQKKKKSPLGLDKQPVRDFGKTRGIDQFNPESDADLATVTDIRIPEEVVAATTNRYRYILWLLTGEKLESFQRRYGIEVSEPRLQIDVVFGSENDVLGQKGVLEIYAKAHPETDLHIHVLSCHRNPDQLRNFASGYPKGPNQVLVAGAGKAAALPGVLKAWMSFFGNPTPVVGVGLPGTTMDASMAATLSIEELPGQPVELNSDGRAFASLIEALNRARGEFLTRTVESKPAKLNVDWRSMQGPRIPTAV
- a CDS encoding DUF5320 domain-containing protein, producing the protein MTRKNKINLEMVPDLGWETELPTDARHKSFGHGFDSCWQFGSQMPLDREEQMLRKEAKFLEEELESIKKRLVKLNLRPKIKT